The Pseudomonas sp. DG56-2 genome contains a region encoding:
- a CDS encoding DUF411 domain-containing protein, which translates to MLSKKIVAFGLLALSTLAQAGQTIDVYRDPNCGCCKEWISHLRDNGFTVNDHVEPNMSAVKQRLGVAPRLASCHTGVIDGKFVEGHVPAEQIKLLAKRSDLRGLAVPGMPMGSPGMEMGDHKDAYQVIGLTQDGRDEVVANY; encoded by the coding sequence ATGTTGAGCAAGAAAATTGTCGCTTTCGGCCTGTTGGCCCTGAGCACCCTGGCACAAGCCGGGCAGACCATCGATGTATACCGCGATCCTAATTGCGGCTGCTGTAAAGAGTGGATCAGCCACCTGCGCGACAACGGTTTTACCGTCAACGACCATGTCGAGCCAAACATGAGCGCGGTCAAACAACGCCTGGGTGTGGCTCCACGCCTTGCCTCCTGCCACACCGGTGTGATCGACGGCAAGTTCGTCGAAGGTCATGTTCCCGCCGAGCAGATCAAACTGTTGGCCAAGCGCTCGGATTTGCGCGGTCTGGCAGTACCCGGTATGCCGATGGGTTCACCTGGCATGGAAATGGGCGACCATAAAGACGCTTACCAGGTCATCGGCTTGACCCAGGATGGCCGCGACGAAGTGGTCGCCAACTACTGA
- a CDS encoding DinB family protein, producing the protein MQSLSHYLLTMAYQNGWANHRLYKACLQLSQDEFVAPRCSFFGSIKATLNHILTVDWFYLNALESEQRGEAQEADSERFFEPQEPFASCDVLSAEQAQADHRLIAYCSLLHDDQLQRYVSIVRPDWVQREQRLRLLSHLFEHQIHHRGQVHAMLSDTLVRPPQLDEFFCEEEAHLRAQDFAELGWTEAMIWGR; encoded by the coding sequence ATGCAGTCACTTTCGCATTATTTGCTGACCATGGCCTACCAGAACGGCTGGGCCAACCACCGGTTGTACAAAGCCTGTCTGCAATTGAGTCAGGACGAGTTCGTAGCCCCACGTTGCAGCTTTTTTGGCTCGATCAAAGCCACGCTCAACCACATTCTTACCGTTGACTGGTTTTACTTGAATGCTCTGGAGTCCGAGCAGCGCGGTGAGGCGCAAGAGGCCGATAGTGAGCGCTTCTTCGAACCCCAGGAACCGTTCGCCAGTTGCGATGTGCTCAGTGCCGAACAGGCCCAGGCTGATCACCGGCTGATCGCCTACTGCAGCCTGCTACACGACGATCAACTGCAACGTTACGTGAGCATCGTGCGCCCCGACTGGGTTCAGCGCGAACAACGCCTGCGGCTGCTGTCCCATTTGTTCGAGCATCAGATTCATCACCGCGGTCAAGTGCACGCCATGCTCAGTGACACATTAGTGCGACCGCCACAGTTGGATGAGTTTTTCTGCGAAGAGGAAGCTCATTTGCGAGCACAGGACTTTGCCGAACTGGGGTGGACCGAAGCTATGATCTGGGGGCGCTAG
- a CDS encoding MgtC/SapB family protein, with amino-acid sequence MDTWWQQVWLTLVAEFADINDAKQLTQVTIRMLMAALLGAVLGFERELKGKAAGVRTHMLVAMGAALFILVPRMAGIDDAGLSRVVQGIVAGIGFLGAGTILKGRDQEDSSHVKGLTTAAGLWMTAAIGVAAGMGREATAVISTLLALLVLGVMPWVVDKLETDKNENEDENKEGRKH; translated from the coding sequence ATGGACACCTGGTGGCAGCAAGTCTGGTTGACCCTGGTCGCTGAGTTCGCCGACATCAATGATGCCAAGCAACTGACTCAGGTAACGATACGCATGCTCATGGCAGCCCTGCTCGGGGCTGTACTGGGCTTTGAGCGTGAACTAAAGGGTAAGGCGGCCGGGGTGCGCACGCACATGCTGGTGGCTATGGGCGCGGCGCTGTTCATCCTGGTGCCACGCATGGCCGGTATCGATGATGCGGGTTTGAGCCGGGTGGTGCAGGGCATTGTTGCCGGTATCGGCTTTCTTGGTGCAGGCACCATACTCAAAGGGCGAGATCAAGAAGATTCCAGTCATGTCAAAGGGCTGACCACCGCTGCCGGGTTATGGATGACCGCTGCCATCGGTGTCGCCGCCGGTATGGGGCGTGAAGCTACCGCAGTCATCAGTACACTGCTGGCGCTGCTGGTGCTGGGCGTCATGCCTTGGGTGGTGGACAAGCTGGAAACTGACAAGAATGAAAACGAGGACGAAAACAAGGAAGGCAGGAAGCACTGA
- the zapE gene encoding cell division protein ZapE, whose product MTCFTEQSPLQLYQQSIDHDGFVCDPAQLQAARALQSCFEALQRSEIPQGVYLWGPVGRGKTWLMDLFYQCLQVPARRQHFHHFMRWVHQRLFQLNGTADPLQALALSLADEIRVLCFDELFVNDIGDAIILGRLFQVLFEAGVVVVATSNQPPDQLYLDGFNRERFVPAIAAIEQHMRVLAVAGEQDHRLHPGIAQQRYWVREAGQSPALNEVFKQLSGAEADCDQPLAIGSRLLPVVRRSESVIWCRYADLCEQPFAAMDFMALCDHYKAILLGDVPALGARQRPAKIARGTEDGAERVPAGDRELPQLSVHDDGVRRFIALVDECYDRRIALYIEAEVALDALYTQGYLEFPFRRTLSRLREMQLQRFC is encoded by the coding sequence ATGACCTGCTTCACCGAGCAGTCCCCCCTCCAGCTCTATCAACAGTCCATTGATCACGATGGCTTTGTCTGCGACCCGGCCCAGTTGCAGGCTGCCCGAGCCCTGCAAAGCTGCTTCGAAGCCCTGCAACGCAGCGAAATACCTCAGGGTGTCTACCTCTGGGGCCCGGTTGGGCGCGGCAAGACCTGGTTGATGGACCTGTTCTATCAGTGTTTGCAGGTGCCGGCCCGACGTCAGCATTTTCACCATTTCATGCGCTGGGTACATCAGCGCCTGTTCCAGCTCAATGGCACCGCAGACCCCCTGCAAGCCCTGGCGCTTTCGTTGGCCGATGAGATCCGCGTGCTGTGTTTCGATGAGCTGTTCGTCAATGATATTGGTGATGCAATCATTCTCGGCCGGCTTTTCCAGGTGCTGTTCGAGGCAGGCGTGGTGGTGGTCGCTACTTCCAACCAACCACCCGATCAGTTGTATCTCGACGGCTTCAACCGAGAGCGTTTTGTCCCAGCAATCGCCGCCATCGAGCAGCACATGCGAGTGCTGGCCGTTGCCGGCGAGCAGGACCATCGTTTGCACCCAGGTATCGCCCAGCAACGGTACTGGGTGCGTGAAGCGGGACAGTCGCCAGCATTGAACGAGGTGTTCAAGCAACTGAGCGGCGCCGAAGCCGATTGCGATCAGCCTTTGGCCATCGGCTCACGGCTGCTGCCAGTAGTGCGTCGTAGCGAATCGGTGATCTGGTGCCGCTATGCGGATCTGTGTGAACAACCCTTCGCGGCCATGGACTTCATGGCCTTGTGTGACCATTACAAGGCTATCCTGCTTGGCGATGTTCCAGCCCTTGGCGCTCGCCAGCGACCGGCGAAGATTGCCCGTGGCACAGAGGACGGTGCCGAGCGGGTACCGGCGGGGGATCGGGAACTGCCGCAACTGTCAGTGCATGATGATGGCGTGCGGCGCTTCATTGCATTGGTCGATGAGTGCTACGACCGTCGGATCGCCCTGTACATCGAGGCTGAAGTAGCACTGGATGCCCTCTACACTCAAGGGTATCTGGAGTTCCCGTTCCGGCGCACCTTGAGCCGCCTGCGGGAGATGCAACTGCAACGCTTCTGTTGA
- the mapR gene encoding GntR family transcriptional regulator MpaR (MapR regulates genes involved in Pseudomonas quinolone signal (PQS) production and anthranilate metabolism) codes for MKRYEKFADDIAELIRSGVLGPGQRVPSVRYASQTHGVSPSTVFQAYYLLERRGLIRARPRSGYFVNAHAPRQFNEPQIIEQASESTEVDVSALVFSILDSIKDPETVAFGSAFPSPNLFPLPRLARSMASASREMDPRMVVTDLSPGNPQLRRQIALRYMVGGLMLPMEELLITNGALEALNLCLQAVTEPGDLVAIEAPAFYACLQVLERLKLKAVEIPVHPREGIDLGVLAQTLDKHPVKAVWCMTNFQNPVGASMPEEKKQQLVELLRQHQVPMIEDDVYAELYYAQQAPKPAKAFDTDGLVMHCGSFSKSLAPGYRIGWVAAGRYAQKIERLKLMTSLCASMPAQAAIADYLQHGGYDRHLRRLRYALEEQQSAMLAAIARHFPAQTRVSHPSGGYFLWLELPEQMDSLKLFQMALAQGISIAPGPIFSPTQRFRNCIRLNYGSPWTEQSEKAMETLGRIVRSF; via the coding sequence ATGAAACGCTACGAAAAATTCGCCGACGACATTGCCGAACTGATTCGCTCCGGGGTCCTGGGCCCCGGCCAGCGCGTGCCGTCGGTGCGTTACGCCAGTCAGACCCACGGGGTCAGCCCTTCCACGGTGTTCCAGGCTTATTATCTGCTGGAGCGCCGCGGCCTGATCCGTGCTCGGCCGCGTTCGGGCTACTTCGTCAACGCCCATGCGCCGCGGCAATTCAACGAGCCACAAATCATCGAACAAGCGAGTGAGTCCACCGAGGTGGATGTCAGCGCGCTGGTGTTCTCGATTCTGGATTCGATCAAGGACCCCGAAACGGTCGCGTTCGGTTCGGCCTTCCCCAGCCCGAATCTATTCCCGCTGCCCCGCCTGGCCCGTTCCATGGCCAGCGCCAGCCGCGAGATGGACCCGCGCATGGTGGTTACCGACCTGTCGCCGGGCAACCCGCAATTGCGCCGCCAGATTGCCCTGCGCTACATGGTCGGCGGCTTGATGCTGCCCATGGAAGAATTGCTGATTACCAACGGTGCCCTGGAAGCACTCAACCTGTGCCTGCAAGCGGTTACCGAGCCCGGCGACCTCGTAGCAATCGAGGCTCCGGCCTTCTACGCCTGCCTGCAAGTGCTTGAACGCCTCAAGCTCAAGGCCGTGGAAATCCCGGTACACCCTCGTGAGGGCATCGACCTCGGGGTGCTGGCGCAAACCCTGGACAAGCATCCGGTCAAAGCTGTCTGGTGCATGACCAATTTCCAGAACCCGGTTGGCGCGAGCATGCCAGAGGAGAAAAAGCAGCAATTGGTCGAGCTGCTGCGCCAGCACCAGGTGCCGATGATCGAAGACGATGTCTATGCCGAGTTGTATTACGCCCAGCAAGCCCCGAAGCCCGCCAAGGCCTTCGATACTGACGGACTGGTGATGCACTGCGGCTCCTTTTCCAAAAGCCTGGCCCCTGGCTACAGGATTGGCTGGGTGGCTGCCGGGCGCTATGCGCAGAAGATCGAACGGCTCAAGCTGATGACGTCGCTGTGTGCCTCGATGCCGGCCCAGGCAGCTATCGCCGACTACCTGCAACATGGCGGTTACGACAGGCATCTGCGCAGGCTGCGCTATGCCCTGGAAGAACAGCAGAGCGCCATGCTTGCGGCGATCGCCAGGCACTTCCCGGCGCAGACACGGGTCAGCCATCCTTCTGGTGGCTACTTTCTGTGGCTGGAACTTCCCGAGCAGATGGATTCGCTCAAGCTGTTCCAAATGGCCCTGGCCCAGGGCATCAGCATTGCCCCCGGACCGATTTTTTCGCCAACCCAGCGCTTTCGCAACTGCATCCGCCTGAACTACGGCAGCCCCTGGACCGAACAATCGGAGAAGGCCATGGAAACCCTAGGCCGGATCGTGCGCTCGTTCTAG
- a CDS encoding copper resistance system multicopper oxidase: MLRQPTRRTFVKGFAAGSVLAGLGLWRLPAFAASAPLGNELSGRDFDLFIGQTPVNITGRPRTALTINNSLPGPVLRWREGDTVTLRVRNRLDEPTSLHWHGIILPANMDGVPGLSFAGIEPGGDYLYQFTLQQSGTYWYHSHSGLQEQAGVYGAIVIEPKEPEPHRYQRDYVLLLSDWSDQAPEALMATLKKQSDAFNYNKRTVGDFIDDVAAQGWSKTVAERKSWALMRMSPTDLADISAATYTYLLNGQPPDGNFTCLFQPGETVRLRLINGSAMSYFDFRVPGLKMTVIAADGMPVQPVSIDELRIAVAETYDVLVEVGDLPAYTLYAQSMDRTGYARGTLARSAGLSAPVPATDPRPILTMADMGHDGMDAMAGMDHSQMGAMDHAAMGGMQTHPASETDNPLVDMQTMSPKPNLADPGIGLRNNGRRVLTYADLKSTFADPDGREPSREIELHLTGHMERFAWSFNGIKFSDAEPLRLRYGERLRIILVNDTMMAHPIHLHGLWSDLEDEHGRFQVRKHTLDIPPGSRRSYRVSADALGRWAYHCHLLYHMEMGMFREVRVDE, translated from the coding sequence ATGCTCCGACAACCTACCCGCCGTACCTTCGTCAAAGGCTTCGCCGCCGGCAGCGTCCTGGCTGGCCTCGGCCTTTGGCGCCTGCCCGCCTTCGCCGCCAGTGCGCCCCTGGGCAATGAGCTCAGCGGCCGCGATTTCGACCTGTTCATCGGCCAGACGCCGGTCAATATCACCGGCCGCCCACGTACTGCGCTGACCATCAACAACAGCTTGCCCGGCCCGGTGCTGCGCTGGCGCGAAGGCGACACTGTAACCCTGCGGGTGCGTAATCGTCTCGACGAGCCCACGTCACTGCATTGGCATGGAATTATCCTGCCAGCCAACATGGACGGTGTTCCGGGGCTGAGTTTTGCCGGCATCGAACCGGGCGGTGATTACCTCTATCAATTCACCCTGCAACAGAGTGGCACCTATTGGTACCACAGCCATTCTGGGCTGCAGGAACAAGCCGGTGTGTACGGGGCCATTGTTATTGAGCCGAAAGAGCCCGAGCCTCATCGCTATCAGCGCGATTACGTACTGCTGCTCAGTGACTGGAGCGACCAGGCGCCCGAAGCCTTGATGGCAACGCTGAAAAAGCAGTCCGACGCCTTCAACTACAACAAGCGCACCGTTGGTGATTTTATCGACGATGTGGCCGCACAGGGTTGGTCAAAGACGGTCGCAGAGCGCAAGAGCTGGGCGCTGATGCGCATGAGCCCCACTGACCTGGCCGACATCAGCGCAGCAACCTACACCTACCTGCTCAACGGACAGCCACCGGATGGCAACTTCACCTGCCTGTTCCAACCCGGCGAAACCGTGCGCCTGCGCCTGATCAACGGTTCGGCCATGAGTTACTTCGACTTCCGCGTCCCTGGTTTGAAGATGACGGTAATCGCTGCTGATGGCATGCCGGTACAGCCCGTCAGCATCGATGAACTGCGCATCGCCGTGGCCGAAACCTACGATGTGCTGGTGGAGGTCGGCGACCTGCCTGCCTACACCCTCTATGCCCAGAGCATGGACCGTACCGGCTATGCCCGTGGCACCCTGGCGCGCAGTGCCGGGCTCAGCGCGCCGGTGCCAGCGACTGATCCGCGACCCATCCTGACCATGGCCGACATGGGCCACGATGGTATGGACGCGATGGCTGGCATGGACCACAGCCAGATGGGGGCGATGGACCACGCCGCCATGGGTGGCATGCAGACTCACCCGGCCAGTGAAACGGATAACCCGCTGGTCGACATGCAGACCATGAGCCCCAAACCCAACCTCGCCGACCCAGGTATCGGCTTGCGTAACAACGGCCGTCGGGTGCTGACCTATGCCGACTTGAAAAGCACCTTTGCCGATCCTGACGGGCGCGAACCGTCACGGGAGATCGAGTTGCATTTGACCGGACACATGGAACGCTTTGCCTGGTCGTTCAACGGCATCAAATTCTCCGATGCCGAACCGTTACGGCTGCGCTACGGCGAGCGCCTGCGCATCATTCTGGTCAACGACACGATGATGGCCCATCCGATTCACCTGCATGGTTTGTGGAGCGACCTGGAAGACGAACACGGGCGCTTCCAGGTGCGCAAGCACACCCTCGATATTCCCCCCGGCAGTCGCCGCAGCTATCGCGTCAGCGCCGACGCCCTGGGGCGTTGGGCTTACCACTGCCACCTGCTTTACCACATGGAAATGGGTATGTTCCGCGAGGTACGCGTCGATGAATGA
- a CDS encoding YqaA family protein, which translates to MLSEWALFFSAFGAATLLPLQSEAVLVGLLVREPQAVFSLLLIATLGNVLGSIVNWLLGRGIEHLRERRWFPFKQAQLDKARQRYQRYGQWSLLLSWMPVIGDPLTLIAGIMREPFWRFLALVTIAKAGRYTVLALITLGWLGP; encoded by the coding sequence ATGTTAAGTGAATGGGCGCTGTTCTTCAGCGCCTTTGGTGCGGCCACGTTGCTGCCGCTGCAATCGGAAGCGGTGCTGGTGGGCTTGCTGGTGCGCGAGCCACAAGCGGTGTTCAGCCTGCTGCTGATTGCCACCCTGGGCAATGTGCTGGGCTCGATCGTCAACTGGCTGCTTGGCCGTGGCATCGAACACCTGCGCGAACGCCGTTGGTTTCCCTTCAAGCAAGCCCAGCTGGACAAAGCCCGACAGCGTTATCAACGCTATGGCCAATGGTCATTGCTGCTCAGTTGGATGCCGGTGATTGGTGACCCGCTGACCTTGATTGCCGGCATCATGCGCGAACCCTTCTGGCGCTTCCTGGCCTTGGTTACCATTGCCAAGGCCGGGCGCTATACGGTGTTGGCCCTGATAACACTGGGCTGGCTGGGCCCCTAG
- a CDS encoding DUF3203 family protein: protein MTIEIDQNNQRCTLIADDLRIEGAATDVTVVTDEHLRMSVAELAGQRVPITEAEADALTVAGAVDGRRHLKVSEEGSII, encoded by the coding sequence ATGACTATTGAAATTGATCAAAATAATCAGCGCTGCACGCTGATTGCCGACGACCTGCGCATCGAAGGTGCCGCTACGGACGTAACGGTGGTGACCGATGAACACCTGCGCATGTCGGTGGCCGAACTTGCCGGCCAGCGCGTACCGATCACTGAAGCAGAAGCCGATGCGCTGACTGTAGCGGGTGCGGTGGATGGTCGCAGGCATCTCAAGGTAAGCGAGGAAGGCTCGATAATCTGA
- a CDS encoding SDR family oxidoreductase, whose product MDNVIVITGASRGIGAATARLAARAGYRICINYLSDDEAAQKVLAEVRELGAEAITVKADVSVEDEIIQLFQRVDAELGPVTALVNNAGTIGHKSQLEHMSEFRLLKLMKTNVVGPMLCAKHALQRMSRRHGGKGGSIVNVSSVAARLGSPNEYVDYAASKGALDTFTLGLAKEVAADGVRVNAVRPGYIFTDFHALSGDAERVSKLEPSIPMGRGGQAEEVAEAIMWLLSDKASYSTGSFIDLGGGR is encoded by the coding sequence ATGGACAACGTCATAGTGATTACCGGCGCCAGCCGGGGTATAGGCGCGGCAACCGCGCGGTTGGCTGCCCGTGCAGGCTACCGCATTTGCATCAACTACCTGTCCGACGACGAGGCTGCGCAGAAGGTGCTGGCCGAGGTTCGCGAGTTGGGTGCCGAAGCGATAACGGTCAAGGCCGACGTGAGTGTCGAGGACGAGATCATCCAACTTTTCCAACGCGTCGATGCCGAGCTCGGGCCGGTTACTGCACTGGTGAACAACGCCGGCACCATCGGCCATAAAAGCCAGCTTGAGCATATGTCCGAATTTCGCCTGCTCAAATTGATGAAGACCAATGTGGTCGGGCCGATGCTCTGCGCCAAGCATGCCTTGCAGCGCATGTCCAGGCGCCACGGTGGCAAGGGTGGCAGTATCGTCAATGTCTCATCGGTGGCAGCCCGACTCGGCTCGCCGAACGAGTATGTCGACTACGCGGCGTCCAAGGGAGCGCTGGACACCTTCACCCTGGGACTGGCCAAAGAAGTTGCCGCTGACGGTGTACGGGTCAATGCGGTGCGTCCTGGGTACATCTTTACCGACTTTCATGCCCTCAGTGGCGATGCCGAACGTGTCAGCAAGCTTGAACCAAGCATACCCATGGGGCGAGGCGGTCAAGCCGAAGAAGTGGCCGAGGCGATCATGTGGCTGCTCTCGGACAAAGCCTCGTACTCGACCGGCAGCTTTATCGATCTGGGCGGTGGGCGCTGA
- the ccoG gene encoding cytochrome c oxidase accessory protein CcoG, producing the protein MSDRIPVQIVEIAEPSTFKKKAASSDRQIHTRSFTGFFRNLRLGGAGFLFLLFFGTVWLNWEGRQAVLWDLADSKFHIFGATFWPQDFILLSALLIICAFGLFAITVFAGRVWCGYTCPQSSWTWVFMWCEKVTEGDRNQRIKLDAAPWGLNKMIRRSAKHTLWLAISLLTGLTFVGYFTPIRPLAEELFTLQLGGISLFWILFFTGATYINAGWLREAVCMHMCPYARFQSVMFDKDTLAIAYDPTRGESRGPRKKDSDYKAKGLGDCIDCQMCVQVCPTGIDIRDGLQMECIGCAACIDACDSIMDKMGYARGLVGYKSEHNLQGGTTNWLRPRLLGYVTALVVMIGALVIALQQRPMVSMDVIKDRGLFRENNLGQIENIYTLKVINKTQESQHYRLRLVDANGFELHGKTEFTLAAGEMSEMPVSVAMLGERAQSSSQELSFELSDTDEPGISTVAHSRFVAPLNR; encoded by the coding sequence ATGAGCGATAGAATCCCCGTCCAGATCGTTGAAATTGCCGAGCCTTCCACCTTCAAGAAGAAGGCCGCCAGCAGCGACAGACAAATCCATACCCGCAGCTTTACCGGCTTTTTTCGAAACCTGCGCCTGGGTGGCGCAGGATTTCTGTTTCTGCTGTTTTTCGGCACCGTCTGGTTGAATTGGGAAGGACGCCAGGCAGTGCTGTGGGACCTGGCCGACAGCAAATTCCATATTTTCGGCGCGACCTTTTGGCCACAGGACTTCATTCTATTGTCCGCGCTGTTGATCATCTGCGCCTTCGGCCTGTTTGCCATCACCGTGTTTGCCGGACGCGTGTGGTGCGGTTACACCTGTCCGCAGAGTTCCTGGACCTGGGTATTCATGTGGTGCGAGAAGGTTACCGAGGGTGACCGCAACCAGCGGATCAAACTCGATGCAGCACCCTGGGGCCTGAACAAGATGATTCGGCGTTCAGCCAAACACACCCTGTGGCTGGCTATCAGCCTGCTCACCGGTTTGACCTTCGTCGGTTACTTCACCCCGATCCGGCCATTGGCCGAGGAGTTGTTCACCCTGCAACTGGGCGGTATCAGCCTGTTCTGGATTCTGTTCTTTACCGGGGCCACCTACATCAATGCCGGCTGGCTGCGTGAAGCGGTATGTATGCACATGTGCCCCTATGCGCGATTCCAAAGCGTGATGTTCGACAAGGACACCCTGGCCATTGCCTATGACCCGACCCGCGGCGAGTCCCGGGGCCCGCGCAAGAAGGACAGCGACTACAAGGCCAAAGGCCTTGGCGATTGCATTGACTGCCAGATGTGCGTGCAGGTCTGCCCGACCGGTATCGACATTCGCGACGGCCTGCAGATGGAATGCATTGGCTGCGCCGCCTGTATCGACGCCTGCGACTCGATCATGGACAAGATGGGTTACGCCCGTGGCCTGGTGGGCTACAAGTCCGAACACAATCTGCAGGGTGGCACGACAAACTGGTTGCGCCCTCGCCTGCTCGGTTACGTCACGGCACTGGTGGTGATGATTGGCGCCTTGGTCATCGCCCTGCAACAACGGCCGATGGTATCGATGGACGTGATCAAGGACCGTGGCCTGTTCCGTGAGAACAACCTGGGCCAGATCGAAAACATCTACACCCTCAAGGTCATCAACAAAACCCAGGAATCGCAGCACTACCGCCTGCGCCTGGTGGACGCCAACGGCTTCGAGTTGCACGGCAAGACCGAATTTACCCTCGCGGCCGGAGAAATGAGTGAAATGCCGGTATCGGTGGCCATGCTTGGCGAACGGGCCCAGAGCAGCTCGCAGGAACTCAGCTTTGAACTCAGTGATACCGACGAGCCGGGAATTTCCACTGTTGCCCACAGCCGTTTTGTCGCGCCTTTGAACCGCTGA
- a CDS encoding copper resistance protein B: MNEVFNRPLLGSLALLALLASEEVTAQAMDHSTMNHGSMNHAAPAKAPMNHADMAGASIDHSGMNHSGMDHGAMGQTQAPVSPRTPLRPITDADRRAAFPPLPGHQVHDQKTNWAVIVEQLEYQNFESSSALNWNANAWIGGDIDRLWLRTEGEREQGVTHKAELQALWGHAISPWWELMGGVRQDFKPASGQTWVAFGIQGMPLYGLELEATAYVGERQQTALRLESSYAILLTNRWILEPSLEANFFGRNDASRDQGSGLADSEIGLRLRYEITRGFAPYLGVSFNRSYGNAAEQIRDDDGDIGQTRLVAGVRLRF, translated from the coding sequence ATGAATGAAGTATTCAACCGCCCCCTGCTGGGCAGCCTGGCCCTGCTCGCCTTGCTTGCCAGTGAAGAAGTCACGGCCCAGGCCATGGACCACAGCACGATGAATCATGGCAGCATGAATCACGCCGCACCGGCCAAGGCCCCCATGAATCACGCCGATATGGCCGGCGCCAGCATTGACCATAGCGGTATGAACCATAGCGGCATGGATCATGGCGCCATGGGCCAGACCCAGGCGCCAGTTTCACCGCGTACACCGTTGCGCCCCATCACCGATGCCGATCGGCGTGCGGCGTTCCCGCCTTTGCCCGGCCATCAAGTGCATGATCAGAAGACCAATTGGGCAGTGATTGTCGAGCAGTTGGAGTATCAGAACTTCGAAAGCAGCAGTGCGCTGAACTGGAATGCCAATGCCTGGATCGGCGGCGACATCGACCGGCTCTGGCTGCGTACCGAAGGCGAACGTGAGCAAGGTGTCACCCACAAGGCCGAGTTGCAGGCACTCTGGGGCCATGCCATCAGTCCTTGGTGGGAATTGATGGGCGGTGTGCGCCAGGACTTCAAGCCGGCCAGTGGCCAGACCTGGGTTGCTTTTGGTATTCAGGGCATGCCGCTGTATGGCCTGGAACTGGAAGCCACGGCGTATGTGGGTGAGCGGCAACAGACCGCGCTGCGCCTGGAGAGCAGTTACGCTATCCTGCTGACTAACCGGTGGATTCTCGAGCCGTCGCTTGAGGCCAACTTCTTCGGCCGTAACGATGCCAGTCGCGATCAGGGCAGTGGCCTGGCCGACAGCGAGATCGGCCTGCGCCTGCGTTATGAAATTACCCGCGGTTTCGCCCCGTACCTGGGCGTCAGTTTCAATCGCAGTTATGGCAATGCTGCCGAACAGATCCGTGATGACGATGGCGATATCGGCCAGACCCGCCTGGTCGCTGGTGTGCGCCTACGTTTCTAG